The genomic region AGTGATTGTTGGTCATTCTGCCTTGATAGATTCTTTGCTTGTGGCACTCTTATGCGAAGGACATGTACTTATTGAAGGCGTTCCAGGACTTGCTAAAACAACTACAATAAACACGCTAGCAAAAGCCTTGGGCCTACAGTTTGGCCGTGTTCAGTTTACCCCAGATTTACTCCCAAGCGATATCATCGGAACGCAAATTTACAGTCCAAAAAGTGGTGAATTTATCACTAAAAAAGGGCCGATATTTACCAACTTACTTTTAGCCGATGAAATTAACCGAGCACCAGCTAAAGTGCAATCAGCCCTTTTAGAAGCGATGCAAGAGTACCAAGTGACGATTGCAGAGGAGAGTTTTACATTAGAGCGTCCTTTCTTTGTCTTAGCGACACAAAATCCTATCGAATCGGTTGGTACCTATGCGTTGCCCGAAGCACAACTCGATCGCTTTATGATGAAATTAGTCGTTGGATATAACACTAAAGAAGAGGAGATGCTCATTGCAAGGCGTATCTCTAAAGGTGAATGCGAGAGCGTTGCCAAAGTCATGGATGCACCAATGCTCTTAGCGCTTCAAGAGCGCGTGAAAGCGATTCATGTGGATGAACAAATTGAAGTCTATATGGCTGACATTGTTTTTGCAACGCGTGATCCTAAAGCGTATGGTTTAGCGCATCTTTCAGAGTTAATACGCTTTGGTGCAAGTCCTCGCGCGACGATAGATTTGCATAAAGCAAGTAGGGCTTATGCCCTGCTTTGTGGGCGTGAATATGTAACTCCTGTGGATGTGGCGACAGTGTGTAAAGAGGTGATTCGTCACCGATTTATCTTAAGTTATGAAGCCGAAGCGCAAGGCGTACAAATTGATGACGTGATTGATAAGATTATCGAAGCACTGCCACTTCCCTAAAACGTATGACACCTCTTTGTTACAATCTTATCGTACAACGGGCACGTAAACATATCTTTGGAGAAATGGTAGGTGCTAATGCCTCTAAAAAAGAGGGTGATGGGTATGATTTTGCGCAAATCAGGCCTTACATGTA from Sulfuricurvum sp. harbors:
- a CDS encoding AAA family ATPase — protein: MIVGHSALIDSLLVALLCEGHVLIEGVPGLAKTTTINTLAKALGLQFGRVQFTPDLLPSDIIGTQIYSPKSGEFITKKGPIFTNLLLADEINRAPAKVQSALLEAMQEYQVTIAEESFTLERPFFVLATQNPIESVGTYALPEAQLDRFMMKLVVGYNTKEEEMLIARRISKGECESVAKVMDAPMLLALQERVKAIHVDEQIEVYMADIVFATRDPKAYGLAHLSELIRFGASPRATIDLHKASRAYALLCGREYVTPVDVATVCKEVIRHRFILSYEAEAQGVQIDDVIDKIIEALPLP